One part of the Silurus meridionalis isolate SWU-2019-XX chromosome 26, ASM1480568v1, whole genome shotgun sequence genome encodes these proteins:
- the LOC124379643 gene encoding uncharacterized protein LOC124379643: MIQEKRIFVMVFGNAMDSHKTFLDQLTISNQIREVQSVKDSDVIIAFVSIQSRAGTDISAAMEGIPEGKPVILVALHHTFNPDEIVPDSKYCVNRTDVFPVDCLYHEDHKLLRCLRNDDAIRAVKKQLGESDSFVNKSYRYKPTAVEIIVIILLIVVVIVVGIAVGWSAGIGLGIGASFVSGVVGSIVAGIYLCSGLRNKLVPHVSNT, from the exons ATGATTCAag AAAAAAGAATTTTTGTCATGGTCTTTGGGAATGCCATGGATTCCCACAAGACCTTTCTGGATCAACTAAcaatttcaaatcaaattcGTGAAGTACAATCAGTAAAGGACAGTGATGTCATCATTGCTTTTGTCTCAATTCAATCTCGTGCTGGAACTGACATTTCAGCTGCAATGGAGGGAATTCCTG aggGTAAACCTGTCATTCTTGTGGCTCTCCACCACACATTTAATCCAGATGAAATTGTTCCAGACAGCAAATACTGTGTGAACCGGACAGATGTGTTTCCCGTAGACTGTCTCTATCATGAAGATCATAAGCTGCTGAGATGTCTGCGCAATGATGATGCAATCAGAGCAGTGAAGAAACAGCTTGGAGAAAGCGACTCCTTTgtg aacaaaTCCTACAGATACAAACCGACTGCTGTGGAAATTATTGTGATTATTCTGCTTATTGTTGTGGTTATTGTTGTGGGTATTGCTGTGGGTTGGTCTGCAGGAATTGGACTAGGTATTGGAGCGTCTTTTGTTTCTGGTGTGGTTGGAAGTATAGTTGCAGGTATTTATCTGTGTAGCGGTTTGCGTAATAAGCTTGTGCCACACGTATCTAAtacataa